One segment of Moritella sp. F3 DNA contains the following:
- a CDS encoding FAD-dependent oxidoreductase yields MAINDKEQNSKSKKIIIAVIITVFLLWYGFDLNQYASLEQIKTLQQTSGDYIAENRSLAMLIFFVSYVVITGFSLPGAVLLTLLGGGLFGFGYGLLLISFASSIGATLAFLVSRYLLRDYVQNKFGSRLDAINKGVEKEGDFYLFSLRLIPVFPFFLINILMGLTKISTRSFYLVSQVGMLAGTAVYVWAGTQLSEINSLSGIASPSLLSALALLGIFPWIAKRGLALFSQRKRYARWTKPTSFDRNMIVIGAGAGGLVSAYIAAAVKSKVTLVEKHRMGGDCLNTGCIPSKALIRSAHAVAEIDRANEFGIDAEIKQVNFEKVMGRIQNVIKAIEPHDSIARYSAMGVECLTAEAKIIDPWRVQIGEQVLTTKNIVVATGARPIIPPIPGLTDVPYLTSDTLWQLTEQPSHLLVLGGGPIGCEIAQSFARLGSTVTQVEMADQLLGREDEDAVAVVQDELLADGVNILLGNKVASFVSEDGQYSAVLSNGDSVIFDQVFLALGRQANTRGFGLEELDIAITDRGLIEINEYQQTSIPNIYAVGDVSGPYQLTHVAAHQAWFAAVNALFGSVKKFATDYRVIPAVTYTYPELARVGLSENEAQQAQLDYQVTKYDIDDLDRAITDSETKGFVKVITAGNSDKILGVTIVASHAGELLAEYTLAMKYKLGLNKVLGTIHPYPTMSEANKYVAGNWKRNNSPEKLLSWVAKFHRYMRKA; encoded by the coding sequence ATGGCTATTAATGATAAAGAACAAAATTCGAAGAGTAAAAAAATTATTATCGCGGTAATTATTACCGTATTTTTATTGTGGTATGGCTTTGACCTAAACCAGTACGCTTCGCTAGAACAAATTAAAACATTACAACAAACGTCTGGTGACTATATTGCTGAGAACCGCTCGTTGGCGATGCTCATCTTCTTTGTTAGTTATGTTGTGATCACTGGTTTCTCATTACCGGGCGCTGTATTACTCACTTTACTTGGCGGTGGTTTGTTTGGCTTTGGTTATGGTTTATTGCTGATTTCTTTTGCCAGTTCTATTGGTGCTACGTTAGCCTTTTTGGTCAGTCGTTATTTATTAAGAGATTACGTGCAAAATAAATTTGGTTCACGTCTTGATGCGATCAATAAAGGCGTTGAAAAAGAAGGTGACTTTTATTTATTCTCGCTGCGTTTAATTCCTGTTTTTCCTTTCTTCCTCATTAATATTTTAATGGGTTTGACCAAAATTAGTACTCGTAGCTTTTACCTTGTTAGTCAAGTCGGTATGTTAGCTGGAACCGCTGTCTATGTGTGGGCGGGAACTCAGTTAAGTGAAATCAATAGCTTATCTGGAATTGCTTCTCCTTCATTGCTAAGTGCATTGGCATTACTCGGTATTTTCCCTTGGATCGCCAAACGTGGATTAGCACTATTTAGTCAGCGCAAACGTTATGCTCGTTGGACGAAACCAACATCATTCGATCGTAATATGATTGTTATTGGTGCTGGTGCTGGCGGTTTGGTAAGTGCCTATATCGCTGCCGCAGTTAAATCAAAAGTAACCCTAGTTGAAAAGCACCGTATGGGGGGGGACTGTTTAAATACCGGTTGTATACCATCTAAAGCATTGATCCGTAGCGCACATGCGGTTGCTGAAATAGACCGTGCTAATGAATTTGGTATTGATGCTGAAATTAAGCAGGTTAATTTTGAAAAAGTGATGGGACGTATTCAAAATGTCATTAAAGCGATTGAACCGCATGATTCGATTGCGCGTTATTCAGCAATGGGTGTTGAGTGCTTAACTGCAGAAGCTAAAATTATCGACCCGTGGCGCGTGCAAATTGGTGAGCAGGTATTAACGACTAAAAATATAGTCGTTGCTACTGGTGCGCGTCCTATTATACCGCCTATTCCCGGATTAACTGATGTACCTTATTTAACATCGGATACGCTGTGGCAATTAACTGAGCAACCGTCGCATTTACTAGTCTTAGGCGGTGGACCTATTGGTTGTGAAATAGCACAAAGCTTTGCCCGTTTAGGCTCTACTGTGACGCAAGTTGAGATGGCGGACCAACTGTTGGGGCGCGAAGATGAAGACGCTGTTGCTGTAGTGCAAGACGAGTTGCTAGCTGATGGCGTTAATATCTTACTCGGTAATAAAGTGGCCAGTTTTGTGAGTGAAGATGGTCAATACAGCGCGGTATTATCAAATGGTGATTCGGTCATTTTTGACCAAGTGTTCTTAGCGTTGGGGCGTCAGGCTAATACCCGTGGTTTTGGTCTAGAAGAACTTGATATTGCGATCACTGATCGTGGTCTTATTGAGATTAATGAGTACCAACAAACTTCTATTCCTAATATATATGCCGTTGGTGATGTTTCTGGACCTTATCAACTTACCCACGTGGCTGCGCATCAAGCTTGGTTTGCGGCGGTAAATGCCTTATTCGGCTCAGTGAAAAAGTTTGCCACCGATTATCGAGTGATCCCTGCGGTGACTTATACCTACCCTGAACTTGCCCGCGTTGGGCTCAGTGAAAATGAAGCGCAGCAAGCACAGCTCGATTATCAGGTGACGAAATACGATATTGATGATTTAGATAGGGCGATCACTGATAGTGAAACCAAAGGTTTTGTTAAAGTGATCACTGCAGGCAATAGCGATAAAATTTTAGGTGTGACGATTGTAGCGAGCCATGCTGGTGAGTTGTTGGCCGAATACACGTTAGCAATGAAATATAAACTGGGCTTAAATAAAGTGCTAGGCACCATTCATCCGTATCCAACCATGAGTGAAGCCAATAAATATGTGGCAGGTAATTGGAAGCGCAATAATAGCCCTGAGAAGTTATTATCTTGGGTAGCAAAGTTTCATCGTTATATGCGTAAAGCTTAA
- a CDS encoding PLP-dependent aminotransferase family protein: protein MLLQKSRYHGVAAEIQLQIEQRIWLPGERIPSIRKMSKIQNISPMTVLKAYELLEAEGWIYAKPRSGYFVAAHLNRLAIPQQTIPQLTNRAIKINEHVFEVLTACKRPDIVPLGSAFPDPELFPLKELGHALAKTIKTMPAISAVTELPPGSVALRRAIAQRYIRDGIDVSIEDIVITSGAMESLGLSLMAVTKPGDTVAIESPAFYGVLQTVERLQLQAIEITTDPQFGMSVDALQHAVQHHDIKACWLMSKYQNPLGSSMPESHKLALLEVLAKAQIPLLEDDVYSELYFSEQKPQPIKAYDEQGLVLHCSSFSKCLAPGFRVGWVVAGRYAKQIEQLQLMTTLSAAVPNQLAIAEFVLHGRYDIHLRQLRRQLKSRQQQMQHAIEEYFPVETKITRPSGGYFLWLVLPEHINTGELLHILLDQYNISIAPGTLFASDHKYKNCMRINCSYLLTDKIRKALITLALCISASPHK from the coding sequence ATGTTGTTACAAAAAAGTCGCTACCATGGCGTAGCGGCTGAAATTCAATTACAGATAGAACAACGGATATGGCTACCTGGAGAGCGTATTCCTTCTATTCGTAAAATGAGTAAAATACAAAACATCAGTCCGATGACGGTATTAAAAGCGTATGAGCTGTTAGAGGCTGAAGGCTGGATTTATGCTAAACCACGCTCTGGCTATTTTGTTGCTGCTCATCTCAATCGCCTTGCTATCCCTCAACAAACTATCCCGCAACTTACTAATCGCGCGATTAAGATCAATGAGCATGTCTTTGAAGTACTGACTGCTTGTAAACGTCCCGATATTGTCCCACTTGGATCTGCTTTTCCTGATCCGGAACTGTTTCCACTCAAAGAGTTAGGCCATGCGTTAGCTAAAACGATTAAAACCATGCCTGCGATCAGTGCTGTCACTGAGTTACCTCCGGGGAGTGTGGCTTTAAGGCGAGCGATTGCGCAACGCTATATCCGTGACGGCATCGATGTGTCTATTGAGGATATTGTTATCACTTCGGGGGCGATGGAATCATTAGGTTTGAGTTTAATGGCTGTGACAAAACCGGGTGATACTGTCGCGATTGAATCACCGGCTTTTTATGGTGTTCTGCAAACCGTCGAACGATTACAACTTCAAGCTATTGAAATTACGACCGATCCACAATTCGGTATGTCGGTAGATGCATTGCAACATGCAGTGCAGCATCATGACATTAAAGCTTGTTGGCTCATGAGTAAATACCAAAATCCGCTGGGTTCATCGATGCCAGAATCACATAAATTAGCTCTTCTTGAGGTACTCGCTAAAGCGCAGATCCCGCTGCTTGAAGACGATGTTTACAGTGAACTGTATTTTTCAGAGCAAAAACCGCAACCGATCAAAGCATATGACGAACAAGGTCTGGTACTGCACTGTTCTTCATTTTCAAAATGCTTAGCACCTGGGTTTAGAGTTGGCTGGGTAGTGGCTGGGCGGTATGCTAAGCAAATTGAACAATTACAGTTGATGACGACGCTTTCTGCTGCAGTACCTAATCAACTCGCGATTGCTGAATTTGTATTACATGGTCGTTATGATATTCATTTACGGCAGTTAAGGCGCCAACTAAAGTCTCGCCAGCAACAGATGCAACATGCGATTGAAGAATACTTCCCAGTTGAAACTAAGATCACCAGACCGAGTGGCGGTTACTTCTTATGGCTTGTGCTGCCAGAGCATATAAACACCGGTGAGTTACTGCATATTTTACTCGACCAGTACAATATCAGTATCGCGCCGGGTACCTTGTTTGCCAGTGATCATAAATATAAAAACTGCATGCGAATCAATTGTTCGTATTTACTCACGGACAAAATCCGCAAAGCATTGATTACGTTAGCGCTGTGTATTTCTGCATCGCCACATAAATAA
- the ccoG gene encoding cytochrome c oxidase accessory protein CcoG gives MSEERINIKDVTPKVKPKYTNVGADNHIYVRNMTGVFQRLRKYMGWFFMVLFLALPLFQWDGHQAILLNIAEQRIHIFALTIFPQDLMILALLLIVGAFALFFITAYLGRVWCGFMCPQTIWTFIFIWFEEKIEGSANKRLKLNQGPATADKVKKKALKHSAWLSVSVITGLAFMAYFVPIFELYTDFFTLQASGNVYFWVLFFAFCTYGNAGWMRSIMCTHMCPYARFQSAMFDTDTLIVGYDFNRGESRGPRSRKADHKAKGLGDCIDCNLCVQVCPAGIDIRDGLQYECINCGACIDACDQTMERMNYPKGLIRYTSENELNNKPHEKSRFKLIGYGVIMTLMTVMFAVSVVSISPVQMDIIRDRNALYRENSDGNIENTYTLKIINKTSFTQKYSLSVTDVPDHEWFGPREVEVLPGELLVQPVSLAIDPFDLKQPVIKINFVITEQDNDHYVFTQQSRFISKL, from the coding sequence ATGTCTGAAGAACGCATAAATATAAAAGATGTAACCCCTAAAGTGAAGCCTAAATATACCAATGTGGGCGCTGATAATCATATCTATGTCCGTAACATGACAGGTGTATTTCAGCGACTGAGAAAGTACATGGGTTGGTTTTTTATGGTTCTGTTTTTAGCATTACCTTTGTTCCAGTGGGATGGCCATCAGGCTATTTTATTAAATATTGCTGAACAACGTATTCATATCTTTGCATTAACTATTTTCCCTCAAGATCTGATGATATTAGCCTTGCTGCTGATCGTCGGCGCCTTCGCGTTATTTTTTATCACCGCTTATTTAGGCCGAGTTTGGTGTGGTTTTATGTGCCCACAAACGATTTGGACCTTTATCTTTATTTGGTTCGAAGAAAAAATTGAAGGCTCAGCCAATAAACGTTTGAAGCTAAACCAAGGTCCTGCCACGGCTGATAAAGTCAAAAAGAAAGCCCTTAAACACAGCGCATGGTTGAGTGTTTCTGTTATTACTGGTCTGGCGTTTATGGCTTATTTTGTGCCTATTTTTGAGCTTTATACTGACTTTTTCACGCTGCAAGCGAGTGGTAACGTGTATTTCTGGGTACTGTTTTTTGCATTTTGTACTTACGGTAATGCTGGCTGGATGCGTAGTATTATGTGTACTCACATGTGCCCATATGCGCGTTTTCAATCGGCAATGTTTGATACTGATACCTTAATTGTTGGCTATGATTTTAATCGTGGCGAATCACGAGGCCCACGTTCACGTAAAGCAGATCATAAAGCCAAAGGTTTAGGTGATTGTATCGACTGTAACTTATGTGTTCAGGTATGTCCTGCTGGTATTGATATTCGTGATGGTCTGCAATATGAATGTATTAACTGTGGTGCTTGTATTGATGCATGCGATCAAACGATGGAACGTATGAATTATCCAAAAGGCTTGATACGTTATACTTCTGAAAATGAACTAAACAATAAACCGCACGAAAAGAGCCGTTTCAAGTTAATTGGTTATGGCGTGATAATGACGCTGATGACGGTGATGTTTGCCGTGAGTGTGGTGAGTATTTCGCCTGTACAAATGGATATTATCCGCGATCGAAACGCACTCTATCGTGAAAATTCTGACGGTAATATTGAAAATACTTATACATTGAAAATTATTAACAAAACATCATTTACTCAGAAGTACAGCTTGTCGGTTACCGATGTGCCTGATCATGAATGGTTTGGCCCACGTGAAGTCGAAGTATTACCGGGTGAATTGTTAGTACAGCCGGTCAGTTTAGCTATTGACCCGTTTGACCTGAAACAACCTGTGATTAAAATTAACTTTGTTATTACTGAGCAAGACAATGATCATTATGTCTTTACCCAGCAAAGTCGTTTTATCAGCAAGTTATAG
- a CDS encoding serine/threonine protein kinase gives MTELPVDYSLLSPDFMLDAIESIGIRVDSGLLELNSYENRVFQFLDENRQRFVVKFYRPVRWSDEQIQEEHDFSLQLKAAEIDVVAPLQFDGRSLFIYQGYRLAIFPSVGGRPIEVDNLDALESVGRNLGRVHQLASQQPFVHRPTLSIAEFVQAPKLILQQNNFVPAHLDTSFYNVYDALAKEISLQYKPDDKQLIRLHGDLHAGNILWRDDKVSLLDFDDCRQGPAVQDLWMMLHGENHEQRLQLEVLLEGYEEFCAFDTKQLKLIEPLRAMRMMNYMGWIAKRWHDPAFSRHFSWFTDEQFWQQQVGFLQEQIDNMQKPPLSLIPNY, from the coding sequence ATGACAGAACTACCTGTTGATTACAGTTTGCTTTCCCCTGATTTTATGTTGGATGCGATAGAGTCTATCGGTATTCGCGTGGATTCAGGTCTGTTGGAATTAAACAGCTATGAAAATCGCGTGTTTCAATTTCTGGATGAAAATCGTCAACGCTTCGTGGTTAAGTTTTATCGTCCTGTACGTTGGAGTGATGAACAGATCCAAGAAGAACATGATTTTTCTTTACAGTTAAAAGCGGCTGAAATTGATGTGGTTGCACCGTTACAATTTGATGGTCGCAGTCTATTTATCTATCAAGGTTACCGTTTAGCTATTTTTCCGAGTGTGGGGGGGCGTCCAATTGAAGTGGATAATCTCGATGCTTTGGAATCGGTAGGGCGTAATCTAGGCCGTGTACACCAGTTAGCGAGTCAGCAACCATTTGTACATCGACCAACATTGTCGATTGCAGAATTTGTGCAAGCTCCAAAGTTGATATTACAACAAAATAACTTTGTACCAGCGCATTTAGATACTTCTTTTTATAATGTTTATGATGCGCTTGCCAAAGAAATTTCGTTGCAATATAAACCGGATGATAAGCAGTTAATTCGTTTACACGGTGATTTGCATGCGGGTAACATTTTGTGGCGTGACGATAAGGTATCGTTGTTGGACTTTGACGATTGCCGTCAAGGACCTGCAGTGCAAGACCTATGGATGATGTTACATGGTGAGAACCATGAGCAGCGATTACAGTTGGAAGTGCTGCTTGAAGGTTATGAGGAATTTTGTGCCTTTGATACTAAGCAGCTAAAATTAATCGAACCGTTACGTGCAATGCGGATGATGAACTACATGGGCTGGATTGCTAAACGTTGGCATGATCCTGCTTTCAGTCGTCATTTTTCGTGGTTTACTGATGAGCAGTTCTGGCAACAACAGGTCGGTTTTTTACAAGAACAGATTGATAATATGCAAAAACCGCCGTTATCTCTCATTCCTAATTACTAA
- a CDS encoding thiol:disulfide interchange protein DsbA/DsbL, whose protein sequence is MMKKLFILITAMLFLPFANAAQFKEGVHYDVISEQATSKPQVAEYFSYFCPHCNKFEPIMTEVTKRLEGSDIKVEKNHVAFIGREMGIEMQKAFATAELLNVEHKMSSAIFSAIHDQKRRFTGRDDIRTVFTDAGVDGKKFDAAVNSFAVNGKVARMDKNTASNNIRGVPALIVNNKYQINMGSIKASGEEFNVKLAALIKYLAAKTE, encoded by the coding sequence ATGATGAAGAAATTATTTATATTGATCACTGCAATGCTATTTTTACCGTTTGCCAATGCGGCACAGTTTAAAGAAGGCGTGCACTATGATGTTATCTCTGAGCAGGCAACATCGAAGCCACAAGTAGCTGAATACTTTTCGTATTTTTGCCCACACTGTAATAAATTCGAACCAATTATGACGGAAGTAACGAAGCGTCTTGAAGGCAGTGATATTAAAGTTGAAAAAAATCACGTTGCTTTTATTGGTCGTGAAATGGGTATCGAAATGCAAAAAGCATTTGCGACTGCTGAACTATTGAATGTTGAACATAAAATGTCATCAGCAATTTTCTCTGCAATCCATGATCAAAAACGTCGCTTCACAGGCCGTGATGATATCCGTACTGTTTTTACAGATGCGGGTGTTGACGGTAAGAAGTTTGATGCAGCGGTAAATAGTTTTGCTGTTAACGGTAAAGTAGCTCGTATGGATAAAAACACGGCATCAAATAATATCCGTGGTGTTCCAGCACTAATTGTTAACAATAAATACCAAATTAACATGGGCAGCATTAAGGCAAGTGGTGAAGAGTTTAACGTTAAACTAGCTGCTTTGATTAAATACCTAGCCGCTAAAACTGAGTAA
- a CDS encoding AMP-binding protein: MSTLAPNLNTPLDALLHWEKHRANEVYLRQPINGTFHDFTWSQVADQTKRIAQALQSMGLTPGDKIAILAKNSAEWFINDLAIMYAGFISVPIYSTANAKTINYVLEHSEAKVLFVGKLDNYQSLEGKLPADVITISYPYDTLTCQYKWNDLLEQHQPLATPAKINLEDLMSIIYTSGSTGNPKGVMITFAAFKSASQNIVTSLGFIAGDRLLSYLPLAHITERVYIEGSSIYAGEGVVSFVESLDTFVSNIQSVEPTLFISVPRLWTRFQMGVLQKMPAHKLNFLLKIPFVNGLVRAKIKRGLGLHHARMLGCGSAAVSPALLQWYERLGLNITEAWGMTENLAYGTLNHPFNPQKIGTIGKPGKGVELKISEIGEILVKGDGLMTGYYKDEAQTKESFDEEGYFKTGDKGEIDANGYVKITGRVKDIFKTSKGKYVTPVPIECKFGENPNIEQICITGTALTQPVALVVLSPEAREQGQEVMTSNLEETRQHINKSLESHARIGHIIVLKDEWTVDNGLLTPTLKFKRHELESRFKPFYEENHKSKIVWEQ, encoded by the coding sequence ATGAGCACATTAGCACCAAATTTAAACACACCTCTCGATGCCTTATTGCACTGGGAAAAGCATCGTGCCAATGAGGTGTATTTACGCCAACCAATTAATGGTACGTTTCATGATTTCACCTGGTCACAAGTAGCAGACCAAACAAAACGTATTGCTCAAGCACTGCAATCAATGGGCTTAACGCCTGGTGATAAAATCGCGATCCTGGCAAAAAACAGCGCCGAATGGTTCATTAATGATTTAGCCATTATGTACGCAGGTTTTATTAGCGTGCCAATTTACTCAACAGCAAATGCGAAAACCATCAATTACGTATTAGAGCACAGTGAAGCAAAGGTGCTATTTGTTGGTAAATTAGATAACTATCAGAGTCTAGAAGGTAAACTGCCTGCAGACGTGATCACGATCAGCTATCCATATGACACGCTAACTTGCCAATACAAATGGAATGACCTGCTGGAGCAGCATCAACCATTAGCGACGCCAGCGAAAATCAACTTAGAAGACCTGATGTCTATCATTTACACATCAGGCAGTACTGGTAATCCAAAAGGCGTGATGATCACGTTTGCGGCATTCAAATCAGCATCACAAAACATTGTTACTAGTTTAGGCTTTATCGCTGGCGACAGACTGCTATCTTATTTACCACTCGCACACATTACAGAACGTGTTTATATTGAAGGTAGTAGTATTTATGCTGGCGAAGGCGTAGTGTCTTTTGTTGAGTCACTCGATACCTTTGTTAGTAATATCCAATCTGTAGAGCCGACACTGTTTATTTCTGTTCCTCGTCTATGGACTCGTTTCCAAATGGGCGTTTTACAAAAAATGCCAGCGCACAAACTTAACTTCCTGCTAAAAATTCCATTCGTTAATGGTTTAGTAAGAGCGAAGATTAAACGTGGTCTAGGTTTACACCATGCGCGTATGCTTGGTTGTGGTTCTGCCGCCGTATCACCTGCATTATTGCAATGGTATGAACGTCTTGGTTTAAATATTACCGAAGCATGGGGCATGACAGAAAACCTCGCTTACGGCACATTAAACCACCCATTCAACCCACAAAAAATCGGTACCATTGGTAAGCCAGGTAAAGGTGTTGAACTTAAAATTTCAGAGATCGGTGAGATTTTAGTAAAAGGTGATGGCCTGATGACAGGGTATTACAAAGATGAAGCACAAACGAAAGAATCATTCGATGAAGAAGGTTATTTCAAAACTGGTGATAAAGGCGAGATCGATGCGAACGGTTATGTGAAAATTACCGGTCGTGTAAAAGATATCTTCAAAACATCGAAAGGTAAGTACGTTACACCAGTGCCAATTGAATGTAAGTTTGGTGAAAACCCTAATATCGAGCAAATCTGTATTACCGGTACTGCACTGACTCAGCCAGTAGCATTAGTCGTGCTATCTCCTGAAGCGCGTGAGCAAGGTCAAGAAGTGATGACCAGCAACCTTGAAGAAACACGTCAGCACATTAATAAGTCGTTGGAATCCCATGCACGTATTGGCCATATCATTGTATTAAAAGATGAATGGACAGTGGATAACGGTTTATTAACGCCGACGTTGAAGTTTAAGCGTCATGAATTAGAAAGCCGCTTTAAACCTTTCTACGAAGAAAATCATAAATCTAAGATTGTTTGGGAACAGTAA
- a CDS encoding acyltransferase translates to MINFLPTFLLMIISSALVIINIICSLTLISITGLIKFILPFAPVQRPMRQLADSLLNLWACINTCMISLINKVEWDIKITGDLNKSSWYLLISNHHSWTDIVILFSVFSNKIPLPKFFVKQEIIYIPFVGTACWALDMPFMKRYSKQLLAKKPHLKGKDMESTRKACSKAKLAPTTIVNFAEGSRFTEHKKQQTKSPYQYLLPPKSGGIALSLASMGSTFNKILDVTIIYPDNPDSPFKDLLQGKLKRIVIRVETIEITTELQGDYENDATFKHNFQQWVTSLWQRKDQQIATYNQQK, encoded by the coding sequence ATGATTAATTTTCTACCGACGTTTTTATTAATGATTATCAGTAGTGCATTAGTAATTATCAACATTATCTGCTCATTAACTTTGATCAGTATTACTGGACTAATTAAATTTATTTTACCCTTTGCTCCCGTGCAAAGGCCTATGCGCCAGCTTGCAGATTCGCTACTGAATCTTTGGGCATGTATTAATACCTGCATGATCTCGCTCATTAATAAAGTGGAATGGGATATTAAAATTACTGGCGACTTGAATAAAAGCAGTTGGTATTTGTTGATATCCAATCACCACAGTTGGACAGATATTGTGATCTTATTTTCTGTTTTTTCTAACAAGATCCCACTGCCTAAGTTTTTTGTTAAGCAGGAAATCATATACATTCCATTTGTTGGTACAGCTTGCTGGGCATTAGACATGCCATTCATGAAACGTTATAGCAAACAGTTGTTAGCTAAAAAACCGCACTTGAAAGGCAAGGATATGGAAAGTACACGTAAAGCCTGTTCGAAAGCAAAACTAGCACCAACAACCATCGTCAACTTTGCCGAAGGTAGCCGTTTTACAGAACACAAAAAACAACAAACCAAGTCGCCTTATCAATATTTACTACCGCCAAAATCAGGGGGGATCGCATTATCTCTCGCCTCAATGGGCTCAACCTTCAATAAGATTTTAGATGTAACCATCATCTACCCTGACAATCCAGACTCACCGTTTAAAGATCTATTACAAGGTAAACTAAAACGCATCGTGATCCGGGTGGAAACAATTGAAATCACCACTGAGTTGCAAGGTGATTATGAAAATGATGCTACTTTTAAACATAATTTTCAACAGTGGGTGACAAGCCTGTGGCAACGTAAAGATCAACAGATCGCAACCTATAATCAACAAAAATAG
- a CDS encoding acyltransferase, with translation MLSIFTQKVAGAIAFISYLLNTIFWLIPIVIFSLLKSIIPLPIAQKVLNHLLDGCASNWISVNGITQKLIGNPDIQVNGVEGLSLNKWYMVISNHQSWVDILVLQRVLNGKIPFLKFFLKKELIFVPFLGLAWWALDFPFMKRYSKKFLAKNPHMRGKDIETTKKACAKFKHKPVSVMNFVEGTRFTQNKHSQQASTFTHLLKPKAGGMAFALDAMDGQLDTLVNVTIYYPQGIPTFWQFISGQVQQIQVQVNTKDISPDHIGDYSSDKAFQANFQQWVNALWINKDKELEELKQAQVND, from the coding sequence ATGTTATCAATATTCACCCAGAAGGTGGCAGGTGCCATTGCATTTATCAGTTATCTTTTGAATACCATATTTTGGTTAATCCCCATTGTTATTTTCTCGCTGCTCAAAAGTATTATTCCATTACCTATCGCACAAAAAGTACTTAACCATTTACTCGATGGCTGTGCTTCAAACTGGATCTCAGTAAATGGTATAACGCAAAAACTCATTGGTAACCCAGACATCCAAGTTAACGGTGTTGAAGGACTATCGCTGAATAAATGGTACATGGTGATTTCAAACCATCAATCTTGGGTTGATATCTTGGTTTTACAACGAGTATTAAACGGTAAGATCCCGTTTCTAAAGTTCTTCTTAAAAAAAGAACTTATCTTTGTGCCGTTTTTAGGCTTAGCTTGGTGGGCGCTCGACTTCCCCTTCATGAAACGCTATAGCAAAAAGTTTTTAGCAAAGAACCCACACATGCGTGGCAAAGATATTGAAACAACAAAGAAAGCCTGCGCTAAGTTTAAGCATAAACCAGTAAGTGTGATGAATTTTGTCGAAGGCACGCGTTTTACTCAAAATAAACATAGCCAACAAGCATCCACATTTACACACTTATTAAAACCGAAAGCAGGTGGTATGGCATTTGCGCTTGATGCGATGGATGGTCAATTAGATACCTTAGTCAACGTGACGATTTACTATCCGCAAGGCATCCCCACTTTTTGGCAGTTCATTAGTGGCCAAGTGCAACAGATCCAGGTTCAAGTCAATACGAAAGACATCAGCCCTGATCATATTGGTGACTACAGTAGTGACAAAGCCTTCCAGGCTAATTTCCAGCAATGGGTTAATGCGTTATGGATAAACAAAGATAAAGAGTTAGAAGAACTTAAGCAGGCTCAAGTAAATGATTAA